A region of the Kribbella sp. NBC_01245 genome:
CAGGCAGCGGCGATCACCCAGCCTTCGACGGCCGCGCCGACTCGCGGAGCCACCCGTTTTGCCTTGGCCAGACGCGCCTTCGCATCGGCGTACCCCTTGAGCTCACCAGGCAGGTCCATGCAGGACACTCCACGCCGATGAGTAGCGTCACTTGGTGTAGATCATTGGAGCAACGTCGGGGTTTCCTGACGGGATTTCTTTGAATCCGAACTTCTCGTAGAAGCCCTCTGCAATAAACCCATTTCCCTGACGATCCAGGACTGGGAGCTTGCCTTGACCTTGGATGTACTTGATGGATTCCTTGAGCAGGTATCTTCCGATGCCATATTCGTGGGTATTGGGTCTGACAAAGAGCTTTCCGATGGCCAACAGATTGGCGGCGGGCTGCTCGGCGTAGTCGACCCATGGAGAAGCTTCGGTGGGGTTGAAGATCTGGATGTGGCCGACCACGTTTTTCGTCGGCGCTACCGTCACCGGCGCCATGTCGAAAACCCAAGACCGCTCTGCGTCGTACTCTTCAAGC
Encoded here:
- a CDS encoding GNAT family N-acetyltransferase, whose protein sequence is MEYPSGKDLREWLEEYDAERSWVFDMAPVTVAPTKNVVGHIQIFNPTEASPWVDYAEQPAANLLAIGKLFVRPNTHEYGIGRYLLKESIKYIQGQGKLPVLDRQGNGFIAEGFYEKFGFKEIPSGNPDVAPMIYTK